The Deltaproteobacteria bacterium genome includes the window TGTCTTCTTTTGGGATATCTTCCTCATTAACGAGCCTCTTATCCCCATTTTGAGGTATGTAAATCTTACCTGTGAGAAGCCAGTTAATATCTAAATCAAAGCACCTCTTAAGAGATATTAGTATCTCTGCCCCCGGCATCTTTTTATTTGACTCAATCTCGGATAAGAATCCCTGAGAGGTTACTATCATATTAGCAAACTCCTGCTGGGTAAGGTTTTTGGATTTCCTGAATTGTCTTAACCTTTTTCCTAATAAGACCTGTTTTTCTTCCATCTTCTCTCTCCTT containing:
- a CDS encoding helix-turn-helix transcriptional regulator — translated: MEEKQVLLGKRLRQFRKSKNLTQQEFANMIVTSQGFLSEIESNKKMPGAEILISLKRCFDLDINWLLTGKIYIPQNGDKRLVNEEDIPKEDIKEWLDDFWNNASDEERVWLKIELQRVFPEFKKWLLNRHQVDTKK